One region of Bacteroidota bacterium genomic DNA includes:
- a CDS encoding mobile mystery protein A: MNKKNLLIQQLNRKMAAYASLKQVAAPPTGWIKAIRNALGMSLQQLGNKLSITKQSVQEIEQREKDGSITIKSLKEVARVMDMQLVYGFVPNDGSLDALIDRKAKDLAKQIVMRSSQTMKLEDQENSNQRIENAIEERASAIKNEMPKTLWD; the protein is encoded by the coding sequence ATGAACAAAAAAAATCTGCTGATACAGCAATTAAACAGGAAAATGGCTGCCTATGCTTCACTGAAGCAGGTGGCCGCACCTCCCACCGGTTGGATAAAAGCCATCCGCAATGCCCTTGGTATGTCCTTGCAACAGTTAGGGAATAAACTTTCCATCACCAAGCAAAGCGTTCAGGAAATTGAGCAACGGGAAAAAGATGGTTCCATTACTATCAAGTCGCTGAAAGAAGTGGCAAGAGTAATGGACATGCAATTGGTGTATGGTTTCGTTCCCAATGACGGTTCTCTCGATGCACTTATTGACCGAAAGGCAAAAGACCTTGCCAAACAAATTGTAATGCGAAGTTCCCAGACTATGAAACTGGAAGACCAGGAAAACTCGAACCAACGGATTGAAAATGCCATTGAGGAAAGAGCAAGCGCCATCAAAAATGAAATGCCTAAAACCTTATGGGATTAG
- a CDS encoding efflux RND transporter permease subunit: MSLSSLSLRRPVLTVVMSIIIVLFGLIGFKFLGVREYPSIDPPTITVRTSYTGANADVIESQITEPLEKAINGVPGIRTISSASNLGSSVITVEFNVGYSLEAAANDVRDKVSQAARQLPQDIDAPPVVTKADANSDAIISMTVQSDTRNVTQLSDYAENVLLDRLQTIPGVSGVQIWGQRKYSMRLWIDPMKLAAKELAFNDVENALARENVDLPGGKIYGSATELIVRTFGRMTTEDDFNNLIIKATDNQVIQLKDIGYAVLGPENEESVLKESGIPMVALALVPQPGSNYLEISKEFYKRYEDIKKDLPDDIKVDIALDSTLFVKRSIEEVVETLGIAFLLVVLIIYLFFRNWLIALRPLIDIPVSLIGAFFIMYLAGFSINILTLLAIVLATGLVVDDGIVVTENIFKKLEKGLNKHQAAEEGANEIFFAVIATSITLAVVFIPIIFLQGFVGSLFREFGIVLAGAVLISAFVSLTLTPVLNVLLTTKDSSHGKFYLMTEPFFEWVDRSYRSSLQAFMKKRWMAFPVIAVCFGLIVLFGKILQTELAPLEDRSLFRMSITAPEGTSYDYMSQYVDKLTAFIMDSVPEKKVLLSIVAPGFSGSGAVNIAFMRVALTNPKDRVRSQQQIVGALNKSVSKFNEGKVFAIQEQTISVGLAARTSLPVQFVIQTTDIDKLKEKLPLFLDRANKSSVFQGVDVNLKFNKPELQVIIDRLKAAELGVSVMDISRTLQLAFSAGRLGYFIMNGKQYQVIAQVERSNRDKPLDLASLFVRNNRGQLIQLDNLVKVEEQSNPPQLYHYNRYKSATVSAGLAPGQALGDGIAEMRTIADSTLDASFSTALSGPSRDFDESSSNTSFAFILALILIFLILAAQFESFIDPFIIMFTVPLALAGALLSLWMFNQTINIFSEIGIIMLIGLVTKNGILIVEFANQKRKAGEDKISAVIDASALRLRPILMTSLATSLGALPIALALGSGAQSRIPLGIVVIGGIMFSLILTLYVIPAMYSYMSRTKKSHGY; the protein is encoded by the coding sequence ATGAGTCTCTCCAGTCTAAGTTTAAGGCGTCCGGTTCTTACGGTGGTGATGAGCATCATCATTGTCTTGTTCGGACTGATCGGATTTAAGTTTCTGGGTGTTCGGGAGTATCCATCTATTGATCCACCAACCATTACGGTTCGTACCAGCTATACGGGAGCCAATGCGGATGTTATAGAATCGCAAATTACTGAACCTTTAGAGAAAGCCATTAATGGAGTGCCCGGCATTCGTACTATATCTTCGGCGAGTAATTTGGGATCCAGCGTCATCACCGTTGAATTTAATGTGGGCTATAGTCTCGAAGCTGCTGCCAACGATGTGCGAGACAAAGTTTCGCAAGCGGCAAGACAACTGCCACAGGATATTGATGCTCCACCGGTAGTAACCAAGGCTGATGCTAATTCAGACGCCATCATTTCGATGACGGTGCAGAGCGATACGCGCAATGTCACACAGCTAAGCGATTATGCTGAAAACGTACTATTAGACAGACTTCAAACTATTCCCGGGGTCAGCGGAGTACAAATATGGGGGCAAAGAAAATATTCCATGCGTCTTTGGATAGACCCCATGAAATTAGCCGCGAAGGAGTTAGCGTTTAATGATGTTGAAAATGCTTTGGCCCGGGAAAATGTGGACTTGCCAGGAGGGAAAATTTATGGAAGTGCTACGGAATTGATTGTAAGAACGTTCGGACGAATGACCACCGAAGACGATTTCAATAATCTGATTATCAAAGCTACAGACAATCAGGTTATCCAGTTGAAAGATATAGGATATGCAGTGTTGGGTCCCGAGAATGAAGAGTCTGTTCTGAAGGAATCGGGAATACCGATGGTAGCGTTGGCATTAGTGCCTCAGCCCGGCTCAAATTATCTGGAAATTTCAAAGGAGTTCTATAAACGCTATGAGGATATTAAGAAAGACTTGCCAGATGACATCAAAGTGGATATTGCTTTGGACTCCACTCTGTTTGTCAAGAGGTCAATTGAAGAAGTAGTAGAAACCCTCGGCATTGCATTTCTGTTGGTCGTACTTATCATTTATCTGTTCTTCCGAAACTGGCTGATTGCCCTTCGACCGCTCATTGATATACCGGTTTCGCTGATTGGCGCCTTCTTCATTATGTATCTCGCCGGTTTCAGTATTAATATTCTTACGCTGCTGGCTATTGTCCTTGCCACTGGCCTTGTGGTGGATGACGGTATCGTTGTGACTGAAAATATTTTTAAGAAACTTGAAAAAGGATTGAATAAACACCAAGCGGCGGAGGAAGGAGCAAACGAAATCTTTTTTGCGGTCATCGCTACCTCTATTACGCTGGCGGTGGTTTTCATCCCTATTATCTTCTTACAGGGCTTCGTCGGCAGTCTCTTTCGCGAATTTGGTATTGTGCTGGCAGGGGCCGTATTGATTTCAGCATTTGTTTCGCTGACGCTCACACCGGTACTGAATGTACTGCTCACAACCAAAGACTCTTCACATGGAAAGTTCTATCTAATGACCGAACCATTTTTTGAATGGGTAGATCGCTCATACAGAAGTTCCTTGCAGGCATTCATGAAAAAGAGATGGATGGCTTTCCCTGTTATCGCTGTGTGTTTCGGACTGATTGTCCTTTTTGGAAAGATACTACAAACAGAATTAGCACCCCTTGAAGACCGAAGCCTTTTCAGAATGAGCATTACCGCACCCGAAGGAACCTCGTATGATTACATGTCGCAGTACGTAGATAAACTGACTGCTTTTATTATGGATTCTGTTCCTGAAAAAAAAGTCCTTCTGAGTATCGTAGCACCCGGCTTTTCAGGAAGTGGTGCAGTGAATATTGCTTTTATGCGGGTGGCATTAACCAACCCGAAAGATAGAGTGCGCTCACAGCAACAGATTGTGGGTGCTCTTAACAAATCTGTTTCTAAATTTAATGAGGGAAAAGTATTTGCCATTCAAGAACAAACTATTTCGGTAGGTCTTGCCGCGAGAACTTCTTTACCGGTGCAGTTCGTGATACAAACCACCGATATAGATAAGTTGAAAGAAAAACTGCCCTTGTTTTTAGATAGGGCCAACAAAAGCAGCGTGTTTCAAGGGGTGGATGTCAATCTGAAGTTCAATAAACCCGAATTGCAAGTGATCATTGACCGTTTGAAGGCGGCTGAGTTGGGGGTATCGGTTATGGATATTTCCAGAACTCTTCAATTAGCTTTCAGTGCCGGAAGGTTGGGCTATTTTATTATGAACGGAAAGCAATATCAAGTTATTGCCCAAGTAGAACGCAGCAATCGGGATAAGCCTCTTGACCTTGCTTCTCTTTTTGTCAGAAATAATAGAGGACAGTTAATACAGTTGGACAATCTTGTTAAAGTTGAAGAGCAGAGCAATCCACCACAACTGTATCACTACAATCGTTATAAATCAGCTACTGTATCTGCCGGTTTAGCACCCGGACAGGCACTCGGTGACGGTATTGCAGAAATGCGCACCATAGCAGACAGTACTTTAGATGCCTCTTTCAGCACCGCGCTATCAGGCCCTTCTCGCGATTTTGATGAAAGCTCCTCCAATACTTCTTTCGCTTTTATTCTTGCTTTAATTCTCATTTTCCTCATCCTCGCTGCCCAGTTTGAAAGTTTTATAGATCCGTTCATTATTATGTTTACAGTGCCACTGGCTCTTGCAGGTGCCCTGCTCAGTCTTTGGATGTTTAACCAGACCATCAATATATTTTCCGAAATCGGCATTATCATGTTGATTGGGTTAGTAACCAAAAACGGTATTTTGATTGTTGAATTCGCCAACCAGAAACGCAAAGCCGGAGAAGATAAAATATCTGCTGTGATTGATGCATCAGCCCTTCGTCTGCGGCCTATATTAATGACGAGCCTCGCTACATCGCTTGGCGCTCTTCCTATAGCCTTAGCTTTAGGTTCAGGGGCACAGAGCAGAATACCACTTGGCATTGTGGTTATTGGAGGAATCATGTTTTCGCTGATTCTCACTTTGTATGTCATCCCGGCTATGTATTCTTATATGTCCAGAACTAAAAAGTCGCATGGTTATTAG
- a CDS encoding mobile mystery protein B, whose translation MGLELEYIEGQTPLDEDEKEGLLIPSIATRGELDEFEQQNIEQAVEWSLKRSFKQHEVFTEPLIKAVHKKMYGGVWGWAGAFRKTNKNIGVDKSQIPLELKNLLDDSVFWITNKVYEPDELTVRFKHRLVSIHCFPNGNGRHSRLMADIVIEKIFKLPVFTWGAGDLVHSGEVRKKYLDGIKTADQGDYKSLIAFARA comes from the coding sequence ATGGGATTAGAACTGGAATACATTGAAGGACAAACTCCCTTAGACGAAGATGAAAAAGAAGGGCTGCTTATTCCTTCCATTGCAACCCGAGGCGAACTCGATGAATTTGAACAGCAAAATATAGAACAAGCGGTTGAATGGTCTTTGAAGCGTTCATTTAAACAGCATGAAGTTTTTACTGAACCACTCATTAAAGCGGTTCACAAAAAGATGTATGGCGGCGTGTGGGGGTGGGCTGGTGCGTTCAGAAAAACAAATAAGAATATCGGAGTGGACAAGAGCCAGATTCCGCTTGAGTTAAAAAATCTGTTAGATGATTCGGTATTTTGGATCACTAACAAAGTGTATGAACCGGATGAACTAACTGTTCGCTTCAAACATCGTCTGGTAAGCATCCATTGTTTTCCAAATGGCAATGGAAGGCACAGTCGTTTAATGGCAGATATTGTCATTGAAAAAATCTTCAAACTGCCTGTTTTCACTTGGGGCGCAGGTGACCTTGTTCATTCTGGCGAAGTAAGAAAGAAATATCTCGATGGAATTAAAACAGCCGACCAAGGAGATTACAAATCACTTATTGCTTTTGCGAGGGCGTGA
- a CDS encoding TolC family protein, with protein sequence MVIRSGFLLLLLLITGQVFAQDLLTVEQAIAVSLKNNYDIQIAKNREEISSINNNIGNAGMLPRANITVTDNASLNNLNQKFSSGLLVDQKNVSGNNLNPALNISWTLFDGLKMFATKSKLKRLAEIGELNYKDTLQTIVAQTINAYYDVVSANQQLKALNEAIKISEERVKVAETRFRVGSSSKVDWLQAKVDLNEQKSGLLNQNKVIEQKKAELNRILARAAETEFITADSIPINYDTNLNSSNELESKNFQLLAASKNIEIARFSKKEVFAQFLPNLNVNGAYAFTRSQSSAGFSLYNQTYGLSGGFTLAVPLFNGLNTIHQYKIAGIQILNSQFALEKAKIQTKLNFYKVLRDFETTKEILKLEEDNIVLADENVKIALERFRLAQSTAIELREAQNSYEDARTRLVNARFNTKVAETELMRLQGALVK encoded by the coding sequence ATGGTTATTAGGTCAGGCTTCCTTCTTTTATTACTCCTAATTACCGGTCAGGTATTTGCTCAAGATCTGCTCACAGTGGAGCAAGCCATCGCAGTTTCATTAAAAAATAACTACGACATTCAAATTGCAAAGAACAGAGAAGAAATCTCTTCTATAAATAACAACATCGGAAACGCAGGCATGTTGCCCCGTGCAAATATCACGGTAACGGACAACGCTTCACTGAACAACCTCAATCAAAAGTTTTCGAGTGGTTTGTTGGTAGATCAAAAAAATGTGAGCGGCAACAATCTCAATCCGGCTCTGAACATTAGCTGGACTCTTTTTGACGGACTTAAAATGTTCGCCACCAAATCTAAGCTGAAACGCCTGGCAGAGATTGGTGAGTTGAACTACAAAGACACCTTGCAAACTATAGTTGCTCAAACCATCAATGCCTACTATGATGTGGTCAGTGCCAACCAGCAATTAAAAGCATTGAACGAGGCCATCAAGATTTCTGAAGAGCGAGTGAAAGTGGCAGAAACCCGATTTCGCGTAGGCTCCTCTTCCAAGGTGGATTGGCTACAGGCCAAGGTAGATTTGAATGAACAGAAGAGCGGCTTGTTGAACCAGAACAAAGTAATTGAGCAGAAAAAAGCAGAGCTCAATCGCATTCTGGCTCGTGCTGCAGAGACAGAATTTATTACTGCTGATTCTATCCCGATCAACTACGATACAAATCTTAATTCTTCTAACGAACTGGAGTCTAAAAATTTCCAGTTGTTGGCGGCTTCAAAAAATATAGAGATAGCTCGGTTTTCCAAAAAGGAAGTGTTTGCTCAATTCCTTCCCAACCTGAATGTCAATGGGGCCTATGCCTTCACCCGTTCGCAAAGTTCGGCAGGCTTTTCTTTATACAATCAAACCTATGGGCTAAGCGGTGGATTCACCTTGGCAGTTCCTTTGTTCAATGGATTAAATACCATTCATCAATACAAGATAGCTGGCATCCAAATACTCAACAGCCAATTTGCTTTAGAGAAGGCTAAAATTCAGACCAAGCTCAATTTCTACAAGGTGTTAAGAGATTTTGAAACAACCAAAGAAATATTAAAACTTGAAGAAGATAATATTGTGTTAGCCGATGAAAATGTCAAAATTGCTTTAGAGCGCTTCCGGCTTGCACAATCCACCGCCATCGAACTGCGCGAAGCACAAAACAGTTATGAAGATGCCCGAACACGCTTGGTCAATGCCCGCTTCAACACCAAAGTAGCTGAAACAGAATTGATGCGCTTGCAAGGGGCTTTGGTGAAATAA